A single region of the Pseudomonas mandelii genome encodes:
- a CDS encoding Rieske (2Fe-2S) protein produces the protein MKLICTGAELADNSSRGFDIDSQKLFAVRRGGQVYVYINRCPHRGVGLEWKPDQFLDPSNSLIQCATHGALFLIEDGECVAGPCAGQSLTPVACREDEQGIWIDP, from the coding sequence ATGAAGTTGATTTGTACAGGTGCCGAACTGGCTGACAACAGTAGTCGCGGATTCGACATCGACAGTCAGAAACTTTTTGCTGTGCGCCGGGGCGGCCAAGTGTACGTCTACATCAATCGCTGCCCGCACCGGGGTGTCGGGCTGGAATGGAAACCCGATCAGTTTCTCGACCCCAGCAACAGCCTGATCCAGTGTGCGACCCACGGCGCACTGTTCCTGATCGAAGACGGCGAATGCGTCGCCGGCCCGTGCGCCGGGCAATCCCTCACCCCCGTTGCCTGCCGCGAAGACGAACAAGGTATCTGGATCGACCCTTAA
- a CDS encoding heme/hemin ABC transporter substrate-binding protein, producing the protein MRLSTRVVALCVGLLVSHHAAAAELPQRWVSAGGALSEWVSALGGESKLVGVDTTSQHPASLKALPSIGYQRQLSAEGILSLRPQILVGTEEMGPPPVLSQVRSAGVQVELFSAQPDMPTLQGNLAHLGKLLGAEDRAAQLLQTYQQQLEQQKVRVTRAQLKEKSPGVLLLLGHAGGKPLIAGKDTAADWLIQKAGGHNLATHTGYKPFSVESLVSLDPDVLVFADRAMTGDAARAALFKENPILSSTRAARDGRVMELDPTLLVGGLGPRLPDALKTLSDGFFPGNAAQ; encoded by the coding sequence ATGCGCCTGAGTACCCGCGTTGTTGCGCTGTGTGTCGGACTCCTCGTCAGCCACCACGCCGCAGCGGCCGAGTTGCCACAGCGTTGGGTCAGTGCCGGTGGCGCCTTGTCGGAGTGGGTGAGCGCGCTGGGCGGTGAGTCAAAACTGGTCGGCGTCGATACCACCAGTCAGCATCCGGCCTCGTTGAAGGCGCTGCCGAGCATCGGTTATCAGCGGCAACTGTCGGCGGAGGGCATCTTGAGCTTACGCCCGCAGATTCTGGTCGGCACCGAAGAAATGGGGCCGCCGCCGGTGCTGTCGCAGGTTCGTAGCGCGGGCGTGCAGGTCGAACTGTTCTCGGCCCAGCCCGATATGCCGACGTTGCAGGGCAATCTTGCGCATCTGGGCAAGTTGCTCGGTGCTGAAGACCGGGCTGCGCAATTGCTCCAGACCTACCAGCAGCAACTCGAACAGCAGAAGGTCCGGGTCACTCGCGCGCAGTTGAAGGAAAAATCGCCGGGCGTGCTGTTGCTGCTGGGCCATGCGGGCGGCAAGCCGCTTATCGCCGGCAAAGACACCGCCGCCGATTGGCTCATCCAAAAGGCCGGCGGGCACAATCTGGCCACGCACACTGGCTACAAACCCTTTTCCGTTGAGTCGCTGGTCAGTCTTGACCCCGACGTGCTGGTGTTTGCTGACCGAGCGATGACCGGCGATGCCGCGCGCGCGGCGTTGTTCAAGGAAAACCCGATTCTGTCCTCGACCCGTGCGGCCAGGGACGGGCGCGTCATGGAACTCGATCCGACCTTGTTGGTAGGTGGATTGGGGCCTCGTTTGCCCGATGCGTTGAAAACGCTGTCTGATGGTTTCTTCCCAGGCAATGCGGCCCAATGA
- a CDS encoding TfoX/Sxy family protein yields MNDELQHLKNLGKTSAQWLHAVGIHSASDLRRLGAVDAYRAVRTRGFRASKVLLYAIEGALMDVHWNDIPADRKEALNKQLEAISSRHKN; encoded by the coding sequence ATGAATGATGAACTGCAACACCTGAAGAATCTTGGCAAGACGTCGGCACAGTGGCTGCATGCCGTGGGCATCCACAGCGCGTCGGACTTGCGCCGCCTGGGAGCGGTGGATGCTTATCGGGCCGTGCGTACGCGCGGGTTCCGGGCGTCCAAGGTGTTGTTGTATGCGATCGAAGGCGCGCTGATGGACGTGCACTGGAACGACATTCCAGCTGATCGCAAAGAAGCCTTGAACAAACAACTGGAAGCCATCTCGTCCCGTCACAAGAACTGA
- the gluQRS gene encoding tRNA glutamyl-Q(34) synthetase GluQRS, producing the protein MTAIASPTYIGRFAPTPSGHLHFGSLVAALASYLDARAVGGRWLMRMEDLDPPREEPGAQAAILKALESYGFEWDGEVVRQSDRHDAYALVLNRLFNQGLAYACTCSRKQLEPYHGIYPGLCRNAGHGTEDAAIRLRVPELEYHFIDRVQGEYRQHLGRDVGDFVIRRRDGLYAYQLAVVLDDAWQGITDIVRGADLLDSTPRQLYLQELLGLPQPRYLHIPLITQPDGNKLGKSYRSPPLTEDQATPLLLRALRALGQNPGAELAYATPREVLDWGIAHWDALLIPRTLTLPEAQLQ; encoded by the coding sequence ATGACCGCCATCGCCTCCCCCACCTACATCGGCCGCTTCGCCCCCACGCCCAGCGGCCACCTGCATTTCGGTTCGCTGGTCGCGGCGCTGGCTTCGTACCTCGACGCGCGTGCGGTGGGCGGGCGCTGGTTGATGCGCATGGAAGACCTCGATCCGCCACGGGAAGAACCCGGCGCCCAGGCAGCCATCTTGAAAGCCCTGGAAAGCTACGGTTTCGAGTGGGACGGGGAAGTGGTCCGCCAGAGCGATCGGCATGACGCCTACGCCTTAGTCCTCAATCGCCTGTTCAATCAAGGCCTCGCTTACGCCTGCACCTGCTCGCGCAAGCAATTGGAGCCGTATCACGGCATTTACCCGGGCTTGTGCCGCAACGCCGGCCATGGCACCGAAGATGCCGCGATTCGATTGCGCGTCCCCGAACTGGAATACCACTTCATCGACAGGGTGCAAGGCGAATATCGCCAGCACCTGGGCCGGGACGTCGGCGATTTCGTGATCCGGCGCCGCGACGGGCTCTACGCCTATCAACTGGCGGTAGTGCTGGACGACGCCTGGCAAGGCATCACCGATATCGTCCGTGGCGCTGACCTGCTCGACTCCACGCCGCGCCAGCTTTACCTGCAAGAACTGCTCGGCCTGCCTCAACCGCGTTATCTGCACATCCCGCTGATTACCCAGCCCGATGGCAACAAGCTCGGCAAGTCCTACCGCTCGCCGCCATTGACCGAAGATCAGGCAACCCCTCTGTTGCTGCGTGCGTTGCGCGCATTGGGGCAAAACCCCGGTGCTGAACTGGCTTACGCCACCCCCCGGGAAGTGCTGGATTGGGGCATCGCCCACTGGGATGCGTTATTAATCCCGCGCACACTGACCCTGCCCGAAGCGCAACTACAGTGA
- the dksA gene encoding RNA polymerase-binding protein DksA, whose protein sequence is MPTQAKQQNQSISGFEPYKEVKGEEYMGKPMRAHFTKILNKWKQDLMQEVDRTVDHMKDEAANFPDPADRASQEEEFSLELRARDRERKLIKKIDKTLQLIEDEEYGWCESCGVEIGVKRLEARPTADMCVDCKTLAEIKEKQVGK, encoded by the coding sequence ATGCCCACCCAAGCAAAGCAGCAAAACCAGTCGATCAGCGGCTTCGAACCCTACAAAGAAGTTAAGGGCGAGGAGTACATGGGCAAGCCCATGCGCGCTCACTTCACCAAGATCCTGAATAAGTGGAAACAGGACTTGATGCAGGAAGTCGACCGCACGGTTGATCACATGAAAGACGAAGCGGCCAACTTCCCTGACCCGGCCGACCGTGCCAGCCAGGAAGAAGAGTTCAGCCTTGAACTGCGTGCCCGCGACCGCGAGCGCAAGTTGATCAAGAAGATCGACAAGACGCTGCAGCTGATCGAAGACGAAGAATATGGCTGGTGCGAGTCCTGCGGCGTCGAGATCGGCGTCAAGCGACTGGAAGCCCGCCCTACCGCCGACATGTGCGTTGACTGCAAGACCCTGGCGGAAATCAAGGAAAAGCAAGTCGGCAAGTAA
- a CDS encoding ChaN family lipoprotein, which produces MRGILLLAVVLLSACQHVSAPPPVVGDIQDLRSGQILTPAELVERLAVPSRLIVGEQHDNSDHHQLQLWLLQALGERRPQGSLLLEMLTPDQQSRVDDIRRASTLPADLPGALNWQSGWDWNLYGPIVRFVLTQPYPLLAANLDTLEVRTVYAKPPTLNGRLSNAPSVKDELLAQINDSHCGLLPTSQMPAMLAVQQQRDRRMAERLLSAPTPSLLFAGAYHARKDVGVPIHVLDLGEPEAPTVLMLAEEGGEVTSAMADYVWYTPAKPAQDYCAQMRKQFGK; this is translated from the coding sequence ATGCGAGGAATTTTGCTACTGGCGGTTGTGTTGTTGAGTGCCTGCCAGCACGTTTCGGCACCGCCTCCGGTCGTCGGTGATATTCAGGACCTGCGCAGTGGCCAGATCCTGACACCCGCGGAATTGGTCGAACGGTTGGCCGTGCCGTCGCGGCTGATCGTCGGTGAGCAGCACGACAATTCTGATCACCATCAACTGCAATTGTGGTTGCTACAGGCGTTGGGCGAACGTCGACCCCAAGGCAGTCTGTTGCTGGAAATGCTCACGCCGGATCAACAATCGCGCGTCGATGACATTCGCCGTGCCTCGACGCTACCCGCAGATCTTCCCGGCGCGTTGAACTGGCAGTCGGGGTGGGACTGGAATCTGTACGGGCCGATCGTGCGCTTTGTGCTGACTCAACCCTACCCGCTGTTGGCGGCCAATCTGGACACTCTTGAAGTCCGTACCGTTTATGCCAAGCCCCCGACATTAAACGGTCGGCTTTCCAATGCTCCGTCGGTCAAGGATGAGTTGCTGGCGCAAATCAACGACTCCCATTGCGGCTTGCTGCCCACCTCGCAGATGCCCGCGATGCTGGCGGTCCAGCAACAACGTGATCGTCGGATGGCCGAGCGCTTGCTATCGGCACCGACGCCTTCGCTGCTGTTTGCCGGCGCTTACCACGCACGCAAGGATGTTGGCGTGCCGATCCACGTCCTTGATCTTGGCGAGCCTGAAGCACCGACGGTGTTGATGCTGGCGGAGGAGGGGGGTGAGGTCACGTCGGCCATGGCTGATTACGTCTGGTACACGCCTGCCAAGCCGGCTCAGGATTACTGCGCCCAAATGCGTAAGCAGTTCGGCAAGTAA
- a CDS encoding pyridoxal phosphate-dependent aminotransferase: MAQSYSARSRAIEPFHVMALLARANELQAEGHDVIHLEIGEPDFTTAEPIIQAGQAALTAGKTRYTAARGIPELREAISGFYQQRYGLNIDPQRILITPGGSGALLLASALLVDPGKHWLLADPGYPCNRHFLRLVEGAAQLVPVGPDVRYQLTPDLVARHWDQDSVGALVASPANPTGTILTRDELAGLSVAIKERHGHLVVDEIYHGLTYGTDAASVLEVDDSAFVLNSFSKYFGMTGWRLGWLVAPEAAVGELEKLAQNLYISAPSMAQHAALACFEPATISILEERRAEFGRRRDFLLPALRELGFGIAVEPEGAFYLYADISKFGGDAFAFCRHFLETEHVAITPGLDFGRYQAGHHVRFAYTQSLPRLEEAVERIARGLRSWQG, translated from the coding sequence ATGGCTCAGTCCTACAGTGCCCGCAGTCGCGCGATCGAACCTTTCCATGTCATGGCGCTGCTGGCGCGGGCCAATGAACTGCAAGCCGAGGGTCACGATGTGATCCACCTGGAAATCGGCGAGCCGGACTTCACCACCGCCGAGCCGATCATCCAGGCCGGCCAGGCAGCACTGACGGCGGGGAAGACCCGTTACACCGCTGCGCGCGGTATCCCCGAGTTGCGTGAGGCCATTTCGGGCTTTTATCAGCAGCGTTACGGGTTGAACATCGACCCGCAGCGAATCCTCATCACGCCTGGCGGTTCCGGCGCCTTGTTACTGGCCAGCGCCTTGCTCGTCGATCCGGGCAAACATTGGCTGCTGGCGGACCCGGGTTATCCCTGCAACCGGCATTTCCTGCGGTTGGTCGAAGGCGCCGCGCAACTGGTGCCGGTCGGCCCGGACGTTCGCTATCAGCTGACGCCGGACCTGGTGGCGCGCCATTGGGATCAAGACAGCGTCGGCGCCTTGGTGGCCTCACCCGCCAACCCGACCGGGACCATCCTGACCCGTGACGAACTGGCGGGCTTGTCGGTTGCGATCAAGGAGCGACACGGTCATCTGGTGGTGGACGAGATCTACCATGGCCTGACGTATGGCACCGATGCCGCCAGTGTGCTGGAAGTCGATGACAGCGCCTTTGTCCTTAATAGTTTTTCCAAGTATTTCGGCATGACCGGATGGCGGCTGGGATGGCTGGTCGCCCCTGAAGCGGCAGTCGGCGAGCTGGAAAAACTTGCGCAAAATCTCTACATCAGCGCCCCGAGCATGGCCCAGCACGCCGCACTGGCCTGCTTCGAGCCGGCCACGATCAGCATTCTGGAAGAGCGTCGGGCCGAATTCGGTCGTCGACGGGATTTCCTGTTGCCGGCTCTGAGAGAGCTGGGCTTCGGGATCGCCGTCGAGCCGGAAGGCGCGTTTTACTTGTACGCCGATATCAGCAAGTTCGGCGGCGATGCCTTCGCATTCTGCCGACATTTCCTCGAAACCGAGCATGTTGCAATTACCCCGGGCTTGGACTTTGGACGTTATCAGGCTGGGCACCATGTGCGTTTTGCCTACACCCAAAGCCTGCCGCGCCTGGAAGAAGCGGTCGAGCGGATCGCACGTGGATTGCGGAGCTGGCAAGGCTGA
- a CDS encoding pentapeptide repeat-containing protein — MSQPKLLDTPLYALLHKDDIAGFNAERASHASVDMVGGDFRGLDLRELNADGVDFTDAYFRSADLRGIDFRNSCLEGASLAHAQISGAYFPPELSADEILMSMNFGTRLRYRTR, encoded by the coding sequence ATGAGCCAGCCGAAACTTCTCGACACCCCGCTTTATGCCTTGCTGCACAAAGACGACATCGCAGGCTTCAATGCCGAGCGCGCCAGTCATGCCTCTGTCGACATGGTCGGCGGCGATTTTCGTGGTCTGGACCTGCGTGAGCTGAACGCCGATGGCGTCGATTTCACCGATGCCTATTTCCGCTCCGCCGATTTGCGTGGTATCGACTTCCGCAACTCCTGCCTGGAAGGCGCAAGCCTGGCTCACGCACAGATCTCCGGCGCCTACTTTCCGCCAGAACTGAGTGCTGACGAGATCCTGATGTCGATGAATTTCGGTACTCGCCTGCGTTATCGCACCCGCTAA
- a CDS encoding heme ABC transporter ATP-binding protein: MLRTQSLQIRRGAKIVLTDITLELRPGEVLGVLGPNGAGKSTLLGALCGELKADHGSVWLDERELSHWTGAQRAQRLAVLPQVSTLDFAFRVEEVVGMGRLPYQSGRVRDDEIVAAALHAADAGHLSGRSYLALSGGERQRVHLARVLAQLWPGEVGQTLLLDEPTSMLDPLHQHTTLQAVREFADHGAAVLVILHDLNLAARYCDRLLLLEGGRPVALDTPEHVLRPEPLKAVFGLEVLVQRHPERGHPLIIAR; encoded by the coding sequence ATGTTGCGAACCCAGAGCCTGCAAATCCGTCGAGGCGCAAAAATCGTACTGACGGACATCACGCTTGAGCTCAGGCCGGGTGAAGTGCTTGGCGTGTTGGGCCCCAACGGCGCGGGCAAAAGCACCTTGCTCGGCGCCTTGTGCGGCGAGTTGAAGGCTGACCACGGCAGCGTCTGGCTCGATGAGCGCGAATTGAGCCATTGGACCGGCGCGCAGCGAGCCCAGCGACTGGCGGTCTTGCCGCAGGTGTCGACCCTGGACTTCGCCTTCCGTGTGGAAGAAGTGGTCGGCATGGGGCGTTTGCCTTATCAAAGCGGGCGGGTCCGGGATGACGAGATCGTCGCCGCCGCCTTGCACGCTGCCGATGCGGGACACCTGAGTGGCCGCAGCTATCTGGCGCTATCCGGCGGCGAGAGGCAGCGGGTACACCTGGCACGGGTACTGGCGCAGCTCTGGCCGGGGGAGGTGGGGCAGACGCTGTTGCTCGATGAACCGACTTCGATGCTCGACCCGCTGCACCAGCACACCACCCTGCAAGCAGTGCGCGAATTCGCCGATCATGGCGCTGCGGTGCTGGTGATCCTGCATGATCTGAATCTCGCGGCGCGCTATTGTGATCGCCTTCTACTGCTCGAAGGTGGGCGGCCGGTGGCGCTGGACACCCCTGAGCACGTCTTGCGCCCGGAACCACTCAAAGCGGTGTTCGGGCTGGAAGTCCTGGTGCAGCGGCATCCGGAGCGTGGTCATCCGCTGATCATCGCCCGCTGA
- the sfsA gene encoding DNA/RNA nuclease SfsA → MRFHPPLEEGRLIRRYKRFLADIETVGGELLTIHCPNTGSMLNCQVEGGQVWFSRSDDPKRKLPGTWEVGETPQGRLFCVNTGRANGLIEEALRAGVITELNGFTELKREVAYGQESSRIDFRLDYPGGPAYVEVKSVTLGFDGSSVAAFPDAVTQRGAKHLRELAHLARDGIRAVQLYCVNLTGIEAVRPAEEIDSAYAVALREAVACGVEVMAYGVRLTHEEMVVDRRLEVLLNS, encoded by the coding sequence ATGCGTTTTCATCCTCCCCTCGAAGAAGGTCGCCTGATCCGTCGTTACAAGCGTTTTCTCGCCGATATCGAAACCGTTGGCGGTGAGTTGCTGACGATTCACTGCCCCAACACCGGCTCGATGCTCAATTGCCAGGTGGAAGGTGGGCAGGTCTGGTTCAGCCGCTCCGACGACCCGAAACGCAAATTGCCCGGCACTTGGGAAGTCGGTGAAACCCCGCAAGGCCGGTTGTTTTGCGTGAACACCGGGCGCGCCAACGGGTTGATCGAAGAGGCGTTGCGGGCGGGCGTGATTACCGAACTGAACGGCTTTACCGAGTTGAAACGCGAAGTGGCCTACGGGCAGGAAAGCAGCCGCATCGATTTCCGTCTCGATTACCCGGGCGGGCCGGCGTATGTAGAGGTCAAAAGCGTGACCCTGGGCTTCGACGGTTCATCGGTGGCGGCATTTCCCGATGCAGTGACGCAACGGGGCGCCAAGCATTTGCGGGAACTGGCTCACTTGGCTCGGGACGGGATTCGCGCGGTGCAGTTGTATTGCGTCAACCTGACCGGCATTGAAGCGGTGCGTCCGGCAGAAGAGATCGATTCGGCCTACGCAGTGGCATTGCGAGAGGCGGTGGCATGCGGCGTCGAGGTAATGGCCTATGGCGTGCGATTGACCCATGAAGAGATGGTGGTCGATCGACGCCTGGAGGTGCTGCTGAACAGTTAA
- a CDS encoding FecCD family ABC transporter permease gives MTVLVKPRALFIGLSLLCLVAIWLSLALGPVSLPLFDTLRAALRMIGLPITPDGLEQAELILGQIRLPRTLLGLAVGGVLALSGVAMQGLFRNPLADPGLVGVSSGAALGAAIAIVGGSVFGGLPESFGPYLLSVCAFLGGLGVTALVYRLGRRNGQTNVATMLLAGIALTALAGSAVGLFTYLADDATLRTLTFWNLGSLNGASYSRLWPLLLVSAGVALWLPRRAKALNALLLGESEAGHLGIDVEGLKRELVFCTALGVGAAVAAAGMIGFVGLVVPHLVRLLAGPDHRVLLPASVLAGASLLLFADLVARLALAPAELPIGIVTAFIGAPFFLYLLLRGRA, from the coding sequence ATGACCGTTTTGGTTAAACCCCGTGCGTTGTTCATTGGCCTGAGCCTGCTGTGTTTAGTGGCGATCTGGCTGTCCTTGGCGCTGGGGCCGGTCAGCCTGCCTTTATTCGATACCCTACGTGCGGCGTTGCGCATGATCGGCCTGCCCATTACCCCTGATGGGCTGGAGCAGGCCGAGCTGATCCTCGGGCAAATACGCTTGCCTCGAACCTTGTTGGGCCTGGCAGTGGGCGGCGTACTGGCGTTGTCCGGCGTGGCGATGCAGGGATTGTTTCGTAACCCGCTGGCTGACCCGGGGTTGGTCGGGGTGTCCAGCGGTGCTGCGCTGGGAGCCGCTATCGCGATTGTCGGTGGTTCGGTGTTTGGTGGTCTGCCTGAATCGTTCGGGCCTTATCTGTTGTCGGTGTGCGCATTTCTCGGCGGGTTGGGTGTGACGGCGTTGGTGTATCGGCTGGGGCGGCGCAACGGGCAGACGAACGTCGCGACCATGCTCCTGGCCGGTATTGCGTTAACGGCGCTGGCGGGGTCGGCGGTCGGTTTGTTCACCTATCTGGCCGACGACGCGACCTTGCGCACACTCACGTTCTGGAACCTGGGCAGCCTGAACGGCGCCAGCTATTCACGGCTCTGGCCGTTGCTGCTGGTGAGCGCCGGTGTGGCGCTCTGGTTGCCGCGCCGGGCCAAGGCCTTGAATGCGTTGCTGCTCGGCGAGTCGGAGGCCGGTCACCTGGGCATTGACGTCGAAGGGCTCAAGCGCGAATTGGTGTTTTGCACCGCGCTGGGGGTTGGCGCGGCCGTGGCGGCGGCGGGGATGATCGGGTTTGTCGGTCTGGTGGTGCCGCATCTGGTGCGCCTGCTGGCCGGTCCTGATCATCGGGTGTTGTTGCCGGCCTCGGTGCTGGCGGGTGCCAGTCTCCTGCTGTTTGCCGACCTGGTCGCACGGCTGGCCCTGGCGCCAGCAGAGTTGCCGATCGGAATTGTCACGGCCTTCATCGGTGCGCCGTTCTTTCTGTATTTACTGCTCAGAGGGCGTGCCTGA